One window of Catharus ustulatus isolate bCatUst1 chromosome 3, bCatUst1.pri.v2, whole genome shotgun sequence genomic DNA carries:
- the LOC116993371 gene encoding small basic protein 1-like, with protein MRVLCMVFAVLLLFSLATPGHGQPKGFCDGYCAHACGETEEWSFSPYCEELHCCIPSPKKGK; from the exons ATGAGGGTGCTCTGCATGGTctttgctgtgctcctgcttttctccctggCCACCCCAG GACACGGGCAGCCCAAGGGATTCTGTGATGGGTACTGCGCCCACGCGTGCGGCGAAACCGAGGAGTGGTCCTTCAGCCCCTACTGCgaggagctgcactgctgcatcCCCTCTCCCAAAAAGGG